One window of the Prosthecobacter dejongeii genome contains the following:
- a CDS encoding ArsR/SmtB family transcription factor: MPSILKSLSLISDPTRVRILLLLKQEELSVAELQEVLALPQSNISAQLAKLKSAGLVTDRRSGKNRLYQLDEPNSKEKAAHEHFIALMEAAGGELKEAKKDDAALKVVLRKRLRSAQAYFDTLAGKFGRHYIPGRSWKGLGETLLKLLPPLIIADLGAGEGTLSQLLAQRAQKVIAVDNSEKMVAYGADLASKHGFANLEYRLGDIEEPPIEPGTVDLVFLSQALHHALNPERAIRAAYTILKPGGRIVILDLLKHQFEKARELYADVWLGFSEAELHEMLAKAGFREAETSVVHRESQSPHFQTVLALANKG; the protein is encoded by the coding sequence ATGCCTTCGATCCTCAAGTCTCTCAGCCTCATCTCCGACCCGACTCGGGTACGCATCTTGTTGCTGCTGAAGCAGGAGGAGCTGAGTGTGGCAGAGCTCCAGGAAGTCTTGGCCCTGCCTCAATCCAACATCTCCGCCCAGTTGGCCAAACTGAAGTCCGCTGGGCTCGTCACAGATCGTCGCAGTGGCAAAAATCGGCTGTATCAGCTGGATGAACCTAATAGCAAAGAGAAGGCCGCGCATGAGCATTTCATTGCCCTCATGGAAGCTGCAGGCGGCGAACTTAAGGAAGCCAAAAAGGACGATGCTGCACTAAAAGTGGTGCTGCGTAAACGCCTCCGCTCCGCCCAAGCATACTTTGATACCCTAGCCGGGAAATTTGGGCGGCACTACATTCCCGGTCGTTCTTGGAAGGGGTTGGGGGAGACACTCTTGAAGTTACTGCCGCCTTTGATCATTGCGGATCTCGGGGCTGGGGAGGGGACATTATCTCAGTTGCTCGCGCAGCGTGCTCAGAAAGTCATCGCTGTGGATAACAGCGAAAAGATGGTGGCCTACGGTGCTGATCTCGCCAGCAAGCACGGCTTTGCCAATCTAGAATATCGGCTGGGAGACATTGAGGAGCCACCGATTGAACCGGGCACCGTGGACCTAGTCTTTCTGAGTCAGGCTCTGCATCATGCTCTTAACCCAGAACGCGCCATTCGTGCGGCTTACACGATTTTAAAACCCGGAGGTCGCATTGTGATTCTGGACCTTTTAAAGCATCAGTTCGAAAAAGCGCGCGAGCTTTATGCCGATGTCTGGTTGGGCTTTTCCGAAGCTGAATTGCATGAGATGCTAGCCAAGGCAGGCTTCCGCGAAGCTGAGACCAGCGTCGTGCATCGCGAAAGCCAAAGCCCGCATTTTCAGACCGTGCTCGCTTTAGCGAACAAGGGATGA
- a CDS encoding serine hydrolase domain-containing protein, with amino-acid sequence MITTRRHFLHLVSALAASPAVGVEGPKLDLSAAAAYVKERKGYALLIKQHGKVIHESYANGAQRGEARRIYSGTKGYWGLAAMAAVEDGLLTLDEKVSTTLPEWTGSKKAITIEQLLDFNCGLERCLKLHQDGLTDRNQMAMDRPLVGTPGKSFIYGPSALQVFHEVLKRKLAARKRSDTPTRYLERRVLRPLGLGPQRYLADARGNPLLAAGFLLSPNQWSRMGDLLLANGKPVLKPDSMKPLLEGSSANSAYSFGFWNNHAASKPGAREIDIEDQLEVDWDRQNWSRVCIARGVPSDLIACIGSGYQRLYAIPSLGLVIVRQGLNARFSDGDFLRTLLGT; translated from the coding sequence ATGATCACCACCCGTCGCCATTTTTTGCATCTCGTGTCCGCTTTGGCCGCTAGTCCGGCTGTAGGTGTGGAAGGTCCAAAATTGGACCTATCTGCAGCGGCCGCTTACGTCAAAGAACGGAAAGGTTACGCGCTCCTCATCAAACAACACGGCAAAGTCATTCATGAAAGCTATGCCAATGGGGCCCAGCGAGGAGAAGCCCGACGCATCTACAGCGGTACCAAGGGCTACTGGGGACTTGCGGCCATGGCGGCTGTGGAGGACGGGCTTTTGACCTTGGATGAAAAAGTATCCACCACACTGCCCGAATGGACAGGTAGTAAAAAAGCCATCACCATCGAGCAATTGCTCGATTTCAACTGCGGTCTGGAGCGCTGTCTGAAACTGCATCAAGATGGGCTGACCGACCGCAATCAAATGGCGATGGATCGACCACTCGTCGGCACACCCGGGAAAAGTTTTATCTACGGTCCCAGTGCTCTCCAGGTCTTTCACGAGGTGTTGAAGCGCAAACTTGCAGCGCGTAAACGTTCGGATACTCCCACCCGTTATCTTGAGCGCCGTGTCCTGCGCCCGCTTGGACTGGGGCCCCAGCGGTACCTGGCCGATGCTAGAGGGAACCCCCTATTGGCTGCGGGTTTCCTTCTTTCGCCCAACCAATGGTCACGCATGGGAGATCTGTTGCTTGCAAATGGGAAGCCGGTTTTAAAACCTGATTCTATGAAACCGCTGCTTGAGGGTTCCTCGGCCAATAGCGCTTACAGTTTCGGTTTCTGGAACAATCACGCTGCCAGTAAACCTGGCGCACGCGAAATCGACATCGAAGATCAACTTGAAGTGGACTGGGATCGGCAAAATTGGTCTCGTGTGTGCATAGCCAGAGGGGTGCCGTCAGACCTCATCGCCTGCATCGGCAGCGGCTATCAGCGCCTCTATGCCATTCCTTCACTCGGGTTAGTCATCGTTCGTCAGGGGCTGAATGCCCGTTTTTCAGATGGTGATTTTTTGCGAACATTGCTTGGTACTTAA
- a CDS encoding histidine kinase produces the protein MTHPSATTFYVGVLLVVYSWLASPLQAAQPVITIAEAKALMARRDVKDPVRVRGSVTFTNHRLGIAFVQDSSGGIGYDPRTRTSAKFPIPGDTVEVEGFLTRRQGLAMILKDSSDYGAPEVLPVPDEKTAIPALPFDLDDAAQLRLDGHLTRVSGVVRRISVPPLESAPMLVEISTPSGYAIARLPWREPQPVLDQWLDCPVTLTAVLVCRADPPLLPEDASALLLVSYRSRWVLQPRALEEAFDSPPITALRDIQATPRTNARQRVHLQGIVTAARPRSWVCLRTEDGSIEVTTRQLTTFVPGQRLAVAGWPQNVEGRLTLQDGICRLIDHSGAPAPIHLEQGFFHPRMQRELVSLKGILHTHTLSGGIPRHTLELPSGVHCHLAWQTFLRPNQMRHLLEGSHIQITGICHIHSPGSFEAGADGTSPSISIHPRSLTDLTLLEGPSWWTPARLTLTVWLLSALAGLAIPGALIFRWQLWRQARHIREIESHAAAEEERLRIAREFHDSLQQQLSSAALHLETLKGAIHAAPDMLPRLIEDTTAMLRHCQVEARHTIWDLRSETTLATGLIASLKNWLENRVQPSISTQIEFTHEGQEAPLPEAIALQLMRIVQESVHNALTHASARHIRVHLSTVATAPAQRKRLTQGFHLTKVTSKIPTQGKRLRESSADSSERVLQPQRPPTMPHLHLLIQDDGVGFDPRLLSSPPPGHYGLAGLKERAAKIRAHLEISTHPQTGTRISLHLPLSFPSHAVTH, from the coding sequence ATGACCCACCCATCTGCCACCACCTTTTACGTTGGGGTTCTCCTCGTCGTTTATAGCTGGCTCGCCTCCCCTCTACAGGCGGCGCAGCCCGTCATCACCATCGCTGAAGCTAAGGCTTTGATGGCACGGCGTGATGTCAAAGACCCGGTTCGCGTGCGGGGCTCTGTCACCTTTACCAATCATCGGCTAGGCATCGCTTTTGTGCAGGATAGCTCAGGCGGAATCGGCTATGACCCGCGCACCCGCACCAGCGCTAAATTTCCGATCCCCGGTGACACGGTGGAGGTGGAAGGATTTCTCACACGACGGCAGGGCTTGGCCATGATCCTGAAAGATAGCAGTGACTATGGGGCACCAGAAGTGCTTCCCGTTCCGGATGAAAAAACGGCGATTCCAGCCCTACCTTTTGATTTAGATGATGCGGCTCAACTCAGACTGGATGGTCACCTCACCCGGGTCTCGGGTGTTGTTCGGCGCATTTCCGTTCCCCCGCTAGAGAGTGCACCCATGCTGGTAGAAATTAGCACCCCCAGCGGATACGCCATCGCACGGTTACCCTGGCGTGAGCCTCAGCCCGTGTTAGATCAGTGGTTAGACTGTCCCGTGACTTTGACAGCGGTGCTGGTCTGCCGGGCAGACCCGCCACTTTTGCCAGAAGATGCAAGTGCGCTCTTACTTGTATCCTACCGTAGCCGTTGGGTCCTGCAGCCTCGAGCTTTAGAGGAAGCCTTCGACAGTCCACCTATCACGGCCCTCCGTGACATTCAGGCCACTCCGCGAACCAATGCGCGTCAGCGTGTCCATTTACAAGGCATTGTCACAGCAGCACGCCCCCGCTCATGGGTGTGCCTGCGGACAGAAGACGGGAGCATTGAAGTGACGACGCGCCAGTTAACCACCTTTGTTCCCGGCCAGCGCCTTGCTGTAGCAGGTTGGCCGCAGAATGTGGAAGGCCGATTAACCCTACAAGACGGCATTTGCCGTTTGATTGATCATTCAGGAGCCCCTGCACCCATTCATCTTGAGCAGGGATTTTTTCACCCTCGCATGCAGCGCGAGTTAGTTTCTCTCAAAGGTATTTTACATACCCACACTTTGTCTGGCGGCATCCCCCGCCATACGTTAGAGCTACCCAGCGGGGTGCACTGCCACCTCGCCTGGCAGACCTTTTTGAGACCTAACCAAATGCGCCACCTCTTGGAAGGTAGCCACATTCAGATCACCGGAATCTGCCACATTCACAGCCCAGGCAGCTTCGAGGCGGGGGCAGATGGCACATCGCCCAGCATCTCCATCCATCCTCGAAGCCTGACAGACCTGACTCTTTTAGAAGGTCCCTCTTGGTGGACGCCAGCGCGCCTCACCCTAACGGTGTGGCTTCTCTCTGCACTGGCAGGTCTGGCTATCCCTGGCGCACTCATTTTCCGCTGGCAACTCTGGCGGCAGGCGCGCCACATCCGTGAAATCGAGAGCCATGCCGCAGCTGAAGAAGAGCGCTTGCGCATCGCGCGCGAATTTCATGACAGCCTCCAGCAGCAGCTCAGCAGTGCCGCCCTGCACCTGGAAACACTCAAAGGCGCCATCCATGCGGCACCGGACATGCTGCCCCGTCTGATCGAAGACACCACTGCGATGCTCCGGCATTGTCAGGTCGAAGCCCGCCACACCATCTGGGACCTGCGCAGTGAAACGACTTTGGCCACAGGTCTCATTGCATCTCTAAAAAATTGGTTAGAGAACCGTGTTCAGCCCAGCATCTCGACCCAGATTGAGTTCACTCATGAAGGTCAAGAAGCGCCTTTACCCGAAGCCATTGCGCTCCAACTCATGAGAATCGTCCAGGAGTCCGTCCACAACGCACTCACTCACGCCTCCGCGCGCCACATTCGGGTCCACCTCAGTACTGTGGCCACCGCACCCGCCCAACGAAAACGCTTAACACAGGGCTTCCATTTGACCAAAGTCACCTCCAAAATCCCAACCCAAGGCAAGCGTTTACGGGAATCTTCAGCAGACTCTTCTGAACGGGTTCTTCAGCCGCAGCGCCCGCCTACCATGCCTCATCTGCACCTCTTGATCCAAGACGATGGAGTCGGCTTTGACCCACGCCTCCTCAGTAGCCCACCTCCAGGGCACTATGGCTTGGCAGGTCTCAAAGAAAGGGCTGCAAAAATACGCGCTCATCTTGAGATCAGCACCCATCCGCAAACAGGCACACGCATTTCACTGCACCTGCCGCTGAGTTTTCCGTCCCATGCAGTCACCCACTGA
- a CDS encoding NAD(P)/FAD-dependent oxidoreductase: MSQRTPSIAIIGAGLSGLACARALTQAGLRFTIYEAGAAVGGRVRSDVVDGFTLDRGFQVLLPSYPEARRVLDYDGLKLCPFYRGADLFYKGRFHRLSDPFTHPRDAIKHARDPFVSWMDKWYTLVLRKEVLTTRKIERRIPEIETEDYLRDFGFSEEFIDRFFRAFFGGVFLEKDLRTSARMFLFLYSMFSTGGAAIPAHGMQAIPDQLAISLPPGSLKLNTPVTSVRAGEITLTSGEVVHADHIIVAVSEEVAARLIPEAMGEKLLPARSTTCLYFTTDQPVPETPTIYLDGDGRGPVNSACVLSKISPRYAPEGQHLISASVIGSPSSGELEGVVRDQMAAWFGESAYLWNHLRSYQIRHALPEGRQLRLGEGPLGAVLAPGLYRCGDWCEDASINGALISGRRAAEAVQGALG; encoded by the coding sequence ATGAGCCAACGAACGCCTAGCATCGCCATCATCGGCGCCGGACTTTCCGGGCTGGCTTGCGCGCGCGCGCTAACGCAGGCTGGACTGCGTTTCACCATCTACGAGGCTGGCGCTGCCGTGGGTGGCCGGGTGCGGTCCGATGTGGTGGATGGATTCACCCTGGATCGGGGCTTTCAAGTTTTGCTTCCCTCTTATCCAGAGGCTCGACGCGTGTTAGACTATGATGGGCTGAAGCTCTGCCCGTTTTATCGGGGGGCGGATCTGTTTTATAAAGGTCGCTTTCATCGGCTCTCAGATCCCTTCACCCACCCTCGTGATGCCATCAAACATGCACGTGATCCCTTCGTTTCTTGGATGGACAAGTGGTACACTTTGGTCCTGCGCAAAGAGGTGCTCACGACGCGCAAGATTGAGCGCCGCATCCCGGAAATCGAAACGGAGGACTACCTCCGTGATTTTGGCTTCAGTGAAGAGTTTATTGACCGATTTTTCCGCGCTTTTTTTGGGGGCGTCTTTTTAGAGAAGGATCTGCGCACTTCCGCCCGCATGTTCCTGTTTCTTTACTCCATGTTCAGCACAGGAGGGGCAGCCATCCCGGCCCACGGTATGCAGGCGATTCCGGATCAACTCGCCATTTCATTACCGCCCGGAAGTCTAAAGCTAAACACGCCCGTGACCTCCGTTCGTGCGGGTGAAATCACTCTGACGAGTGGTGAAGTCGTGCACGCAGATCACATCATCGTGGCCGTCAGCGAAGAAGTAGCCGCTCGCCTGATTCCGGAAGCCATGGGTGAGAAACTGCTTCCTGCACGCAGCACCACATGTCTGTATTTCACGACGGACCAACCCGTGCCTGAAACACCGACAATCTACCTGGATGGGGATGGCCGAGGGCCTGTCAACAGCGCCTGTGTATTATCAAAAATCTCTCCGCGCTACGCACCCGAAGGTCAGCATCTTATTTCCGCCAGTGTCATCGGCTCCCCCTCCAGTGGTGAGCTAGAAGGAGTGGTGAGAGACCAAATGGCGGCTTGGTTTGGGGAATCTGCATACCTTTGGAATCACCTGCGGAGTTACCAAATCCGCCATGCACTGCCGGAGGGGCGCCAATTGCGCCTGGGTGAAGGCCCTCTTGGGGCCGTGCTTGCACCGGGGCTTTATCGTTGTGGTGACTGGTGTGAAGATGCCTCCATCAACGGGGCACTGATCAGCGGTCGGCGTGCGGCGGAGGCCGTGCAGGGTGCTTTGGGATGA
- the metK gene encoding methionine adenosyltransferase — translation MSRSYIFSSESVGEGHPDKVCDTISDAILDACLTVDPKSRVACETFAKSNIVVVGGEITIPKLQDKKKGTTKPIDEVINVGKVIRDAVRGIGYTNDDDIFHADQIFINNYLTIQSPDIAQGVDEKAAEGKKHAEQGAGDQGIMFGYACDETEELMPAPIMYAHRLGRELTKIRKAGKAAKWLRPDAKSQVSVEYVDGRPTRIVNVVISTQHAASVEHAEIEKFCIEQVIKKVLPKGMLTKDTEYLINPTGKFVVGGPQGDSGLTGRKIIVDTYGGMGRHGGGAFSGKDPSKVDRSAAYMGRWVAKNVVAAGLASKCEIQFAYAIGHPLPVSVHIDSFGTGTISDDAILDAVLKTFSFKPADIVKQLDLLRPIYSKSTNYGHFGKIGDADLTWEITSKAEALKKAAK, via the coding sequence ATGTCCCGCTCTTACATCTTCTCTTCTGAGTCCGTCGGCGAAGGTCATCCAGACAAAGTCTGCGATACCATCTCCGATGCCATCCTCGACGCATGCCTCACCGTGGACCCGAAGAGCCGCGTCGCTTGCGAAACCTTCGCCAAGAGCAACATCGTGGTCGTCGGCGGTGAAATCACCATCCCAAAACTCCAGGACAAAAAGAAGGGGACCACCAAGCCGATTGATGAAGTGATCAACGTCGGCAAAGTCATTCGTGATGCTGTTCGTGGCATTGGTTATACCAATGACGACGATATCTTCCATGCTGACCAAATCTTCATCAACAACTACCTCACCATTCAGAGTCCAGACATCGCCCAGGGCGTGGACGAAAAAGCTGCTGAAGGTAAAAAGCATGCTGAACAGGGTGCTGGTGACCAGGGCATCATGTTCGGTTACGCCTGTGATGAAACGGAAGAGCTCATGCCAGCCCCCATCATGTATGCCCACCGTCTGGGCCGCGAGCTGACGAAAATCCGCAAGGCTGGCAAGGCTGCTAAGTGGCTGCGCCCCGACGCTAAGAGTCAGGTGTCCGTGGAATACGTGGACGGCCGCCCGACCCGCATCGTCAACGTCGTCATTTCCACCCAGCACGCCGCCAGTGTGGAGCACGCAGAGATTGAAAAATTCTGCATCGAGCAGGTCATCAAAAAAGTCCTGCCAAAAGGCATGCTGACCAAAGACACCGAATACCTCATCAACCCAACCGGCAAATTCGTCGTTGGAGGCCCTCAGGGAGACAGCGGTCTGACAGGTCGTAAGATCATTGTGGACACCTACGGCGGCATGGGCCGTCATGGTGGTGGTGCTTTCTCTGGTAAAGACCCGTCCAAAGTGGACCGCAGCGCTGCCTACATGGGCCGCTGGGTTGCCAAGAACGTCGTCGCCGCAGGCCTAGCCTCCAAGTGCGAAATCCAGTTTGCTTACGCCATCGGTCACCCTCTGCCTGTGAGCGTGCATATCGACAGCTTCGGCACTGGCACCATTAGCGATGACGCGATCCTGGATGCCGTCTTGAAGACCTTTTCCTTCAAGCCCGCTGATATCGTCAAGCAGCTTGACCTCCTCCGCCCCATCTACTCCAAGTCCACCAACTACGGTCACTTTGGCAAGATCGGCGATGCTGACCTGACCTGGGAAATCACCAGCAAGGCCGAGGCACTCAAAAAAGCTGCGAAGTAA
- a CDS encoding diflavin oxidoreductase, producing the protein MSTPAPGKPVYNVKNPFIAKVKKAYDLSGPGAPKNTRHYEIDLAGSGLEYTPGDSLAVQPQNDPALVDDMLKVLGFSGEETVTHPKTAAQVPIRQALIEGSLITEVDNKLIKAIIEKTNGQTLLADMATPETKQALKDYLWGRFVIDLLIENPDAKFEPAEFMGVLKKLNIRLYSISSSQKAHPEEVHLTVATVKYTSHGRERGGVASTFLAERITPETTIPVFVNHGKGFRLPEPEEETPIIMVGPGTGIAPFRAFVEERKATAAKGKAWLFFGEVSSATCFFYKDEFDAYLADGTLTKLTTAWSRDQAEKIYVQHKMLENSAEIFAWLEQGAIVYVCGDAARMAVDVDKALHTIIEKEGGKTPEEAVAYMTAFKDAKRYRRDVY; encoded by the coding sequence ATGAGCACCCCCGCGCCCGGCAAACCCGTCTATAACGTCAAGAACCCCTTCATCGCCAAGGTGAAAAAGGCTTATGACCTCTCTGGCCCAGGCGCACCGAAAAACACTCGGCATTACGAAATTGATCTCGCCGGCAGTGGGTTGGAATACACTCCCGGAGATTCCCTCGCAGTGCAGCCTCAAAATGACCCTGCCCTGGTGGACGATATGCTGAAGGTGCTGGGCTTTTCTGGCGAAGAGACCGTCACTCACCCGAAGACCGCCGCCCAGGTGCCCATCCGCCAAGCCCTCATCGAAGGCAGCCTCATCACCGAGGTAGATAACAAGCTCATCAAAGCAATCATCGAGAAGACCAATGGCCAGACGCTGCTGGCCGACATGGCCACGCCTGAGACCAAACAAGCACTTAAAGATTACCTCTGGGGCCGTTTTGTCATTGATCTCCTCATCGAGAATCCAGATGCCAAATTTGAGCCTGCTGAGTTTATGGGCGTGCTGAAGAAACTGAACATCCGTCTTTACTCCATCAGCAGCAGCCAGAAAGCCCATCCAGAGGAAGTGCACCTTACCGTTGCCACGGTGAAATACACCAGCCATGGCCGCGAGCGTGGGGGCGTGGCCTCCACTTTCCTGGCGGAGCGCATCACTCCAGAGACCACCATTCCTGTTTTTGTGAATCATGGGAAAGGCTTCCGCCTGCCTGAGCCCGAAGAGGAGACCCCCATCATCATGGTCGGCCCAGGCACCGGCATCGCCCCATTCCGCGCCTTTGTGGAAGAGCGCAAAGCCACTGCCGCGAAGGGCAAGGCCTGGTTGTTTTTTGGCGAAGTCAGCAGCGCGACCTGCTTCTTCTACAAGGACGAGTTCGATGCCTACCTGGCAGATGGCACCTTGACCAAGCTGACCACTGCCTGGAGCCGTGATCAGGCCGAGAAGATTTACGTGCAGCATAAGATGCTGGAAAATAGCGCCGAGATCTTCGCCTGGCTTGAGCAAGGAGCCATCGTCTATGTCTGCGGTGATGCCGCACGCATGGCCGTGGATGTGGACAAAGCACTGCATACCATCATCGAAAAAGAAGGTGGCAAGACCCCAGAAGAAGCCGTCGCTTACATGACTGCCTTTAAGGACGCCAAGCGCTACCGCCGCGACGTCTATTAA
- a CDS encoding sulfatase-like hydrolase/transferase: MKYVILILGLFLSLFGQAAPPHVVFVLVDDFGWGDPATFGGKIPTPHLDRLAREGMQFRQFYVASPICSASRCGAITGQYPARWHITSYLQSREGNRACEQVDYLAPSAPSLPRLFSKAGYATAHIGKWHLGGGRDVTDAPKFAAYGYDLGLGTYESPEPAAALGIKSMPWTMEREPQQVARHERTRWMVDETLAFLKAKSAKPCFVNLWLDDTHTPFRPMEGADEREPLEKFRAVLTETDRQLGRLMEGLRELGLEKDTLILLAGDNGPEPSFDRSRTGGLRGMKWSLYEGGIRTPLIMRWPGVVPAGQVDEQTVVSAMDLFPTLATLAGLPLPEGYISDGEDMTTAFKGTPRERGRPLFWEYGRKPALKGQGIRTFPYPKEAGAKSPNVGVREGPWKLLVNADGREMELYHLIIDPKETTNLTEREPEQAARLKQMALKWRAEME; encoded by the coding sequence ATGAAGTACGTGATCCTGATTTTAGGGCTATTTTTATCTTTATTTGGCCAAGCCGCCCCTCCTCATGTCGTCTTTGTTTTAGTGGATGACTTCGGCTGGGGAGATCCAGCGACTTTCGGGGGCAAGATACCGACGCCGCATCTGGACCGCCTAGCCCGAGAGGGGATGCAGTTTCGCCAATTTTATGTCGCTTCACCCATCTGCTCAGCTTCGCGCTGTGGAGCCATCACTGGGCAATATCCAGCACGCTGGCACATCACGAGTTATTTGCAATCGCGGGAGGGAAATCGTGCCTGTGAACAGGTGGATTATCTGGCCCCCTCAGCCCCATCTTTGCCCCGTCTTTTTAGCAAAGCAGGTTATGCGACGGCGCACATTGGCAAATGGCATTTAGGCGGTGGGCGGGACGTCACGGATGCGCCGAAATTTGCCGCTTATGGTTATGACTTGGGACTGGGCACCTATGAAAGCCCTGAACCCGCCGCCGCTCTTGGTATAAAATCCATGCCTTGGACGATGGAGCGTGAACCGCAGCAGGTGGCGAGGCATGAGCGCACTCGTTGGATGGTGGATGAGACGTTAGCCTTCTTGAAAGCGAAATCGGCCAAGCCTTGCTTCGTGAATCTCTGGCTGGACGATACCCACACGCCTTTCCGCCCTATGGAGGGGGCTGATGAGCGTGAGCCACTGGAAAAATTCCGGGCGGTACTTACGGAGACGGATCGCCAACTCGGTCGGTTGATGGAGGGACTTCGAGAGTTAGGGCTGGAGAAGGACACCTTGATCTTGCTGGCAGGTGACAATGGGCCAGAACCATCCTTCGACCGTTCACGCACAGGTGGGCTGCGAGGCATGAAGTGGAGCCTCTATGAAGGGGGCATCCGTACGCCGCTCATCATGCGCTGGCCTGGCGTGGTGCCAGCGGGGCAGGTGGATGAGCAGACAGTGGTGAGTGCGATGGATTTATTTCCCACCCTGGCCACACTGGCTGGGCTACCTCTACCTGAAGGTTATATCTCTGATGGGGAAGACATGACCACAGCTTTTAAAGGCACACCTCGTGAGCGTGGTCGGCCTTTGTTCTGGGAGTATGGGCGCAAACCGGCATTGAAAGGGCAGGGGATCCGCACTTTTCCTTATCCAAAAGAGGCGGGGGCTAAATCGCCCAATGTCGGGGTGAGGGAGGGACCTTGGAAACTGCTGGTCAATGCCGATGGTCGTGAAATGGAGCTTTACCATCTCATCATAGATCCAAAAGAAACGACAAACCTTACCGAGCGTGAACCTGAGCAGGCTGCGCGCCTGAAACAGATGGCTCTGAAATGGCGGGCAGAGATGGAGTGA
- a CDS encoding SDR family oxidoreductase: MMDRPRLLLLGATGRLGRTLAAHYSPRYEVISPGREELDLARPETVAQELEHLDFDLAINAAAVTSPDLCEEDPAFALRVNAESAGIVAKVCANRWLRYIHISTDYVFGGNGCVFLSEEATAVPVNAYGRSKLAGEQAVLKTNADALVARVSWLFGTGGGGVPETALQRAREGQPLGFIEDKWSVPSSTRDIAHWLERLFTDLSSVKGLLHLCNTGVATWRDYAQVSLDLAHQHGMLDRPHLTHGLRLHDFPQFKAARPPFTVMSNSRLSFLLGESPRCWQDALEEHIIDLRSKHGS; this comes from the coding sequence ATGATGGATCGTCCCCGCTTGTTACTTCTTGGTGCCACAGGCCGCCTGGGGCGCACCTTGGCTGCTCATTATTCACCGCGTTATGAAGTGATCTCGCCGGGGCGGGAAGAGTTGGATCTGGCACGTCCCGAAACTGTGGCACAAGAGTTGGAGCATTTGGATTTTGATTTGGCCATCAATGCGGCAGCGGTGACCAGTCCAGACCTTTGTGAGGAAGATCCGGCCTTCGCCCTGCGGGTGAATGCCGAGTCCGCCGGTATTGTGGCAAAGGTCTGCGCCAACCGTTGGCTCCGTTACATTCACATCAGCACAGACTATGTCTTTGGAGGCAATGGCTGTGTTTTCCTCAGTGAAGAGGCTACAGCGGTACCAGTCAATGCCTATGGCAGGTCCAAGCTAGCGGGGGAGCAGGCCGTGCTCAAAACGAATGCCGATGCGTTAGTCGCACGAGTTTCTTGGTTATTTGGTACTGGCGGTGGGGGCGTGCCCGAAACGGCTCTTCAGCGGGCGAGAGAGGGCCAGCCGCTCGGCTTCATTGAGGATAAGTGGAGCGTGCCTAGCAGCACCCGCGATATTGCGCATTGGCTGGAAAGGTTGTTTACAGATCTCTCCTCGGTGAAGGGGCTTCTGCATCTCTGTAACACGGGCGTCGCCACATGGCGAGATTACGCCCAAGTCTCTCTGGATCTAGCTCATCAACATGGGATGTTGGATCGGCCCCACCTCACGCATGGCTTAAGACTGCATGATTTTCCTCAGTTCAAAGCCGCGCGGCCACCGTTCACCGTGATGAGTAATTCGCGGCTGAGTTTTCTTTTGGGCGAGTCTCCCCGATGCTGGCAGGATGCCTTAGAAGAGCATATAATTGATCTGCGCAGCAAACACGGCTCATGA
- a CDS encoding TlpA family protein disulfide reductase, which produces MKAILSSLLLLTVALANAAAPADFTVKSATGTGSFSLIEAKGKFVAIHFLLKTECPVCLRHTRDHMTKAATLPNVVQIFLKPDTDKEIEAWAGKLDKEALEKNPIYRDPNAKLAKAFDIPDGYAFHGQVVHYPATILIGPDGKEVFRYVGTSNSDRLSFEKLAEKVTELSKQ; this is translated from the coding sequence ATGAAAGCTATTCTCTCTTCACTCCTATTGTTGACGGTTGCTCTTGCGAACGCGGCTGCTCCCGCAGATTTCACCGTCAAATCGGCGACGGGCACAGGTTCCTTTTCATTGATTGAGGCCAAGGGCAAGTTCGTTGCCATCCACTTTCTGTTAAAGACTGAGTGCCCAGTCTGCTTGCGCCACACGCGTGATCACATGACTAAGGCTGCCACGTTACCCAATGTGGTTCAGATCTTCTTAAAACCGGATACGGATAAGGAAATCGAGGCTTGGGCTGGCAAGCTTGACAAGGAAGCGCTGGAAAAGAACCCCATTTATCGCGATCCGAATGCCAAGCTGGCCAAGGCTTTTGACATTCCAGATGGCTACGCATTCCACGGCCAAGTCGTTCACTACCCTGCCACCATTTTGATTGGGCCCGATGGCAAGGAAGTCTTCCGTTACGTCGGTACAAGCAACAGCGATCGCCTTTCCTTCGAAAAGTTGGCCGAAAAGGTGACCGAGTTGTCTAAACAATAA